Within the Gimesia sp. genome, the region TGGTCTCGAGTTTGGAAGCGTATTTCGCGCGGAGTTTTTCGATCTGCAGATCGCGTTCTTCGCGCAGGAGCAGTTTGAGCCGGGCGCGGAAGTCGGCTTCGGTTTCGTCCGGATCGGAATAGAGTTTGGGATCGGCGCTGAACCAGAGTTTCAGCGGTCGTTCCTGGTAGAGGTAGTTCTTCAGATCTTTTTCCCAGGTGGTGTATTGTTTGTTGCGAGTCAGAGCGGTGTCGACGGCGGAGAAGCGGGCCTGGTCTGCGGGCTGGTCCTGGTAGTCGAGATCGCCGACGGGGATGGGGGGGGCCTCTTCCCAGAGGCTCTCGGGGACATCGCCGGTGAGGGAGATCAACAGAGCGACATCCTGCCAGAGGTCGACTTTCGATTTGGCATCCGCATAGCGAAGCTTCGCCAGGCCGAGCACACCGGGCCGGTAGACCAGTCTGCTGCCCTGGGGGAGCATGCTGGAGGCGCGGAAGACGCGTTGTTTGATGTCGGGGGGGATCAACGGTGGCTGATCGGGCTCGGCTGCGGTTGTGGGTTCGGCGGTGCTCGGGGCGCTGGTGACCGTGGTTAGCGTTTCGTCGGCGAGCGCCTGCTTGCGGGGATCCATGAGGGTCTGGATCTGTGTGCGGGTCAGGGGGCCACGGAGGTACGAGAGGGCCCAGCGGGTGTGGAAGACGACAGGGGCATCTTCATGAACGTTATGCAGCAGGAAGACGCGGCTACCGAGGTCAGAGAGGATGGCTTCCATCTGCTGACGGTGGAACTGGCTGCCTGCGGTTCCCGAGGCGCTTTCCAGGCCGTCCAGGACGCGGGCTTTGTCTCGCTCGGTCTGCAGACGACCGATGAACCAGGTGCCTGTATTGGAGAGCCCTTTGTAGTCGAGGTCGACGGGGTTCTGGGTGGAGAGGACGACGCCCAGTCCGAAGGCGCGGGCCTGTTTGAGCAGGGTCAGCATGGGCGTTTTGGAAGGGGGATTCGCGGTCGGGGGGAAGTAGCCGTAGACTTCGTCCATGTAGAGGATGGCGCGGAGGCTGGACGTTCCCGACTGGCTGCGGACCCAGGCCAGGACTTCGTTGAGCAGGACGGTGACGAAGAACATCCGCTCGGAATCCGAGAGGTGGGCGATGGAGAGGATCGAGATGCGTGGCTTGCCTGCGCGGGTCGTCAGCAGGTTGGCGATGTTGAGTGCTTCGCCCTGCATCCAGGCTTCGAAGCCGGGGGAGGCGAGCAGGTTGTTCAACTGCAGGGAGAGGGCCATGCGGTCTTTGGCGGGGTAGAAGGTTTCCAGGTCGAGGAATCCGATCTTGTCGAAGGGGGGCGCCTGGATTTCCTGAATCAGGCTGGCGACCGAGAGGTTGCGTTTCTCTTTCCAGGCCTGGTTGAGCAGATTGGAGATCAGAATATGTTCGCGGCTGTTGATCGGGTCGGCATCGATTTTGAGCAGGGCCAGCAGTCCGGAGACGGCGGAGAGGATCCGATCCCGCAGGGCGTCGCTGTCATTCAGGACCGCATCGCTGGGGGCGTCGAACGATTTGAGGACCGAGATGGGGAGTCCGGCGCTGCTGCCCGGCGTGTAGATGGCCATGTCGACGGCGTCACGGAGCCGGGCGATGCGGTCGGCATCCTGCTGCCAGTCGGCGAGGCCTTTCTTCCAGAGGTCCGCGGTTGCGCGGGCGTATTCATCGGGTGTCTTCCCTTTGCGGACCGCTTCGCTTTCTTCGATCCAGGGGCGGAAGTCGGCCGGTTTCAGATCGGGGAAGTTGAGCAGCAGGTTGCCGAGGTCCCCCTTGGGGTCGATGGCGATCACGGGGATGTCGTCGATGGCGGCTTCTTCGAGCAGCGAGAGACAGAGGCCCGTCTTGCCACTGCCGGTCATGCCAACACAGACCGCGTGGGTCGTGAGGTCTTTGCTGTCGTAGAGGACGAGGTTGTCGGTGAGCGACCCGGTGGGGAGATCGTATTCTTTACCGAGGTAGAAGGCGCCTAGTTTCTCATAGGGTTGGTCAGTCATGGCACACCGTGATGGGCAACGGGAAGTGTGATCGGGAAGGCTCGCTGTTCCAGGGAGCTCTGATTGTTAATAGGGTAGCAGGCCGCGATCGAGAAATCACGTTTTGTCCGTGAACTTCTCGGAAAATGCAGTCTGCTCGGGGGCTTCTTCATCGGAGACGACGGAGAAACATTCCGAGACCTCAGTGGGGATGCGGCAGGGGGAGAGGGACTGGTAATTCACGAAGGCCCAGTTGGTCTCTGCCCGAACGAGCAGTTCGGAATCAGCGGGACGGATGATGCGATATTTGCGCAGGGATTTGACCTTCTGCAGATTCGAGATCCAGGTTTGCACGATGATTTCCTGATCGACGAACGCGGGCTGCAGGTATTCGATGAAGTGACTGCGGGCGACCCAGCCGATTCCCTGTTCGCGATAGCGACGGGCGGGCCAGCCGTTGGCACCGGAGTGAGCGACAGCGGCGTCCTGCAGCCATTTGAGGTAAACGACATTGTTGACGTGGCCCAGTCCGTCGATTTCATCATTGGTCACCAAATGATGGTATTCATAAATACGATGCATGGAATTTATATCCCGGAATATGGTATGGTATCAGCAGAGATGAACTGAAATGCTGTTGGACGGGTTTATTGAATTACTGATCAACAGTGTAATTGAAATCAACAAGAATGGAATCGGAGTTCCATGAATAATTCTGCGTCACTCCCGCTGGTAATTGGTTTAGGTGAATTACTCTGGGATTGTTTTGGTGATGACCGCCGTCCGGGCGGGGCACCTGCGAATGTCGCTTTTCAGGCTAATCAACTGGGATGCAGGGGGACCGTTGTCACGCGCGTCGGCCAGGATGATCTGGGTCGGGAACTACTCGATTTTCTGAATAAACAAGAGCTCTCCACGGATTACGTGCAGGTCGATGAGAACTACCCGACCGGCACGGTGACGGTGGAGTTCACCGACGCCAACGATCCGCAGTATACGATTCACGAACAGGTCGCCTGGGATCATCTTGACTTTACCGCTCCGCTGGCGACACTGATGGGGGGCGCCCGGGCCGTGTGCTTTGGAACACTGGCACAGCGCGAAGCCGACTCGCGAGAGGCGATTCATCAGTGCCTGGCAGCGACCAGCGATGACTGCCTGGTGGTCTACGATATTAACCTCAGGCAGAAGTATTACAACCGGGACTGGATCGAGCGATCACTTAAGGCGGCCCGTGTTGTCAAGCTGAACCAGGATGAGGTCGAGGTTCTGTCGGAGCTCTTGGGAGTCTCTCAAGACGACCTGCAGAAGTTCGCGAATCAGGTGCAGGCAGATTACGGAGTCGAGGCGATCTGTATTACCCGCGGTTCAGAGGGATGTCTGATCTACACGGAAAGCGAAGTCTATGATATTCCGGGAACGCCGGTCGAAGTGGCTGATGCGGTGGGAGCCGGCGATGCGTTTACCGCGGCCCTGATTTCGCGACGCCTGTTGGGCTGGCCCTGGGATCGGGCAGCATTGTTTGCCAATCGTGTGGGAGGCCTGGTGGCCAGTCAATCCGGGGCGATGCCGGTGTTGCGGGATGAGTTCGAGCAACTCAGCCGGGAAATCAAAAACAGTTAAGAGAGCTTAATCAGTTGCATTTTATTGAATTCAGTCAGATAAACTTAAGGAAAGATTTGATGTTACGTATCACCCTCTTCGCGTTATGCCTGTTGCTGCCCTGTCTGGTGGGATGTACCAGTGAAACTCCCACGGCCGGCGATGCCGAAGTTCCCGAAGCGGCTGGTGAAAAGCCGGTAACCTCGGATGCCGAAAATTTTCAGGTTCTCTTAAACACCACCAAAGGCGACATCCTGCTGGAAGTACATCCCGCCTGGTCACCTCGTGGGGCAGAGCGGTTCAAGAAGCTCGTCGAAGAAGGTTTTTACAACGATGTGGCTTTCTTTCGCGTGATCGACGGCTTCATGGCCCAGGTGGGGATTCAGGGTGATCCCGCCGTGCATGCGAAGTGGGCCGATAACAATATCATGGATGATCCGGTGATCGAGTCCAACAAACGCGGGTATGTCTCGTTTGCGAAAACAGGGATGCCGGATTCCCGTTCCACCCAGTTCTTCATCAACTTTGGTGATAACTCCAATCTGGACAACATGGGCTTTTCTCCTTTCGCGAAGGTAATCAAAGGCATGGATGTCGTCGATTCGCTTTACAATGGTTACGGTGAAGGGGCTCCCGGAGGAGCAGGTCCCGATCAGATGCGGCTTCGTGCTCAGGGGAATGCATACCTGAAACAGGAATACCCGATGCTGGACTACATCAAAAAGGCGACCGTTGTCGGCGAGAAGCCGGCTGAGGGAGAAGCGAAGCCCGAAGCTGAGAAAGCGGACGGTGAAAAACCAGCCGAGAAAGAAGCGGCGGAAAAGCAGCCTGAAACCAAGGCTGAGGAGAAGCCCGAGGAGAAAAAAGAAGCAGCAGCCAAACCGGAAAAAGAGGCTGCTGCTGAAAAGAAAGAGTAAGGCTGAGACAGATCAGTCGTTGACCGGCATCCGGACAAAGGGAGAGCGGATACAGTCAAGCTGATCCAGCTCCCGGCTGGCTGCCTGGAAACGACCTTCGGTGGTCTGGTGAGTCATGATCACCAGAGGCACAATCGAATAGCTTTCATTGGGATCGACTTCCGGTGCCTCATGCTGAACCAGGCTGGCGATACTGATTTCATGATCGCCCAGCACGTTCGTAATATCTGCCAGAACGTGCGGGCGGTCTTCTACATTCAGCCGCAGGAAGTAGCGACGTGAAATCTCTTCACGCGGCATGATCTTGATATCGTGCCGGGGATTCCACAGGTCCAGTCGCGGAAATGTGAGTGCCGCCCGTCCGACGGCGACATCGATCAGATTCGCGACGACTGCGGAGGCTGTTGCCATCTGTCCGGCTCCCATTCCCGAGAGCCAGATCTTGCCGACCGCATCGCCTTCGAGGGCGATTTTGTTGTAGGCGTCTTCGACATGAGCCAGCGGATTGTCGTTGCGGATCAGAGTCGGCTGGGCATGCATTTCCAGTTGACCATCGATCAGATTGGCGACCGCCAACAGTTTGACGGTGTAGCCGAGTTCGTCGGCGTATTTCAGATCCGCCAGGGATAGCGTATCGATTCCCTGTCGCAGGAACTGATCCAGGCTGACTTTGATACCCAGTGAGAGCTGCACGAGGATCCCCAGTTTCTGGGCTGCATCGGTGCCATCGACGTCCATCGCAGGGTCGGCTTCCGCGTAGCCGATTTCCTGGGCACTTTTGACGGCGTCATCGTAGCTGACATCGTGGGAAAACATCTGAGTCAGGATGTAGTTGCTGGTACCGTTCAGAATCGCTTCGATGGAAGTGATCTGGTTGGCGGACATCGCCTGGGTGACTGTTTCAATCAGAGGAACACCGCCGGCGACGGCTGCTTCGAAGCAGATGCAACGTCCGAGTTCCCGGGCACGCTGATAAAGGCTTTCCCCTTTTTCGCAGAGCAGGGCTTTGTTCGCCGTGACGACATCTTTACCGCTTTCCAGGGCACGCAGCATGATGTCGTAAGCGGGATCAATTCCCCCCACCAACTGGATGATGACATCGATGGAATCGTCATTCAGGACGGAGTCAATATCGTCGGTCAGGACACCCTCAGCCAGCTCAATATTACGGGACCGGGAGAGGTCGCGTACGACGGCCCGTTTCAGATGAATCGGCCGCCCGGCGCGGGTGGTCATCTGCTCGGCTCGTTCCAGAAGAATTTTTGCGACACCGCTACCAACGGTTCCCATGCCAATAATGGCGACGTTTAACGGAGAAGACGACATTCCTGATTCCTGAGGCTTTCTGGTGCGTAGACTTTCAGCGGGGATGTTGATTATTCGTCTCGTAATATAGACGGTTGAGAGAGCCAGTGGAACCATGGCCCGTAAATTCAGCACAAATCGAGCGGAGGAACAGAGGGGATATGTCGATTATGCGGGAGCTGGTGACAGGATCTGAGTGCGGGAGAGGCTGGTAAAGCAGGGGCAGGCTAAGGGGCTGGAGCGGAATGATCAGTCACAGTTGATGAGTTCTTTGGTGCCGACAAAATTTTTCCAGCATTCATATTTCGCCTGTTTCACCTGCTGCAGGAGTACCGGATTCCGGCTGGGCTTGGCCGGTTTCTGCAGAAGTTTCATGCCGGCCTGGGTCGGGGTGCGGCCCCCTTTTTTGGTGTTACAGCGACGACAGGCACTGACAATGTTTTCCCAGCTCATGCCGCCGCCATGCGAGCGGGGGATGACATGGTCCAGGCTGAGTTGTTTGACGTTGAATTTCTTCTGGCAGTACTGACAGCGATAACTGTCGCGGATGAAAATGTTTCGTCGATTGAACTTGATGGTATTGTTGGGGATGCGGTCATAGCGGAGTAACCGGACGACGCGGGGGACCTGGATTTCGTAATTGACGGTGAGAATCCAGTCTTCGAGATCGCTGCGTTCGCTGAACTCCGAACGTAATTCGCTGATTTCGATCCAGGAGCTGAAGTCGTAGTTCATGAAGGTGCCATCTTCGACACTGATGACCTCAGCGATATCTTTGCTGAGCAGGCAGAAGGCCCGCTTGGCAGAGATCACGTGGACTGGCGAATAAGTCTTATTGAGCGCCAGTACGCTCGCCTGCATGGCACTCGAGAGCGCCTTCCCGGAAGTTGCTGAAATCATACGCCGCCCACCCTCCAGATCTCTGAGCAAGGTTATGGCAAACTTTAAGGTACTATAAGAACCGAAGCGACTTAAGTAGATTCAACTATTCGAATTGTCGGGAATGATAACCTAACAGATTCCGCAGTCAATTGGAATTTGTGGAATAAACTCAATTAGGCAGGTACGTACCTCTATCGCAGATATTTTATGCAGGAGGGACCCTGGGGTTCAAATACTTTCCCGGGACTGGGCGGATTTTTCGCTGAAATGGCTAAGCCGCTTCATCGGCTATAAAAAGAACTGATGAAGCGGCTATTAAGCCTGTATGAGCTTACTGCAACCAGGAAAGAGGAGCGGTGGCTGGTGGCATTTTGATGAGTTTTACGCAGGAAACATCTTTGTGGCTGGAGACTTCCGCAATGGCTTCGTCAGGAACATCACCGTCCACGTTCAGCACAGCGATCGCTTCACCTCCGGGCTGATTCTGGAGACGTCCCAGAGCCATGTGGGCGATGTTGACTTTGTGGTTACCGAGCACGGTGCCGATGTAACCGATCAGGCCGGGCACGTCATTGTGACGGTAGATCAGCAGGTTGCCATCGAGATAGCCATCGAGGTAGAACTCATCCAGTTTG harbors:
- a CDS encoding DUF87 domain-containing protein; this translates as MTDQPYEKLGAFYLGKEYDLPTGSLTDNLVLYDSKDLTTHAVCVGMTGSGKTGLCLSLLEEAAIDDIPVIAIDPKGDLGNLLLNFPDLKPADFRPWIEESEAVRKGKTPDEYARATADLWKKGLADWQQDADRIARLRDAVDMAIYTPGSSAGLPISVLKSFDAPSDAVLNDSDALRDRILSAVSGLLALLKIDADPINSREHILISNLLNQAWKEKRNLSVASLIQEIQAPPFDKIGFLDLETFYPAKDRMALSLQLNNLLASPGFEAWMQGEALNIANLLTTRAGKPRISILSIAHLSDSERMFFVTVLLNEVLAWVRSQSGTSSLRAILYMDEVYGYFPPTANPPSKTPMLTLLKQARAFGLGVVLSTQNPVDLDYKGLSNTGTWFIGRLQTERDKARVLDGLESASGTAGSQFHRQQMEAILSDLGSRVFLLHNVHEDAPVVFHTRWALSYLRGPLTRTQIQTLMDPRKQALADETLTTVTSAPSTAEPTTAAEPDQPPLIPPDIKQRVFRASSMLPQGSRLVYRPGVLGLAKLRYADAKSKVDLWQDVALLISLTGDVPESLWEEAPPIPVGDLDYQDQPADQARFSAVDTALTRNKQYTTWEKDLKNYLYQERPLKLWFSADPKLYSDPDETEADFRARLKLLLREERDLQIEKLRAKYASKLETIQNRIRTAEERVAREESQYSDKKMSSFLSIGTTIFGAIMGRKIASATNVRKASTAARSVGRAAKEYDDIERAKEALKVQQQKYEELEAEFQQELDALEAPIRPEDLEIEEYLVRPRKSDLMINEVAFTWLPWSVDEATGISEPLYQRDVR
- a CDS encoding acyl-CoA thioesterase, with translation MHRIYEYHHLVTNDEIDGLGHVNNVVYLKWLQDAAVAHSGANGWPARRYREQGIGWVARSHFIEYLQPAFVDQEIIVQTWISNLQKVKSLRKYRIIRPADSELLVRAETNWAFVNYQSLSPCRIPTEVSECFSVVSDEEAPEQTAFSEKFTDKT
- a CDS encoding carbohydrate kinase codes for the protein MNNSASLPLVIGLGELLWDCFGDDRRPGGAPANVAFQANQLGCRGTVVTRVGQDDLGRELLDFLNKQELSTDYVQVDENYPTGTVTVEFTDANDPQYTIHEQVAWDHLDFTAPLATLMGGARAVCFGTLAQREADSREAIHQCLAATSDDCLVVYDINLRQKYYNRDWIERSLKAARVVKLNQDEVEVLSELLGVSQDDLQKFANQVQADYGVEAICITRGSEGCLIYTESEVYDIPGTPVEVADAVGAGDAFTAALISRRLLGWPWDRAALFANRVGGLVASQSGAMPVLRDEFEQLSREIKNS
- a CDS encoding peptidylprolyl isomerase — its product is MLRITLFALCLLLPCLVGCTSETPTAGDAEVPEAAGEKPVTSDAENFQVLLNTTKGDILLEVHPAWSPRGAERFKKLVEEGFYNDVAFFRVIDGFMAQVGIQGDPAVHAKWADNNIMDDPVIESNKRGYVSFAKTGMPDSRSTQFFINFGDNSNLDNMGFSPFAKVIKGMDVVDSLYNGYGEGAPGGAGPDQMRLRAQGNAYLKQEYPMLDYIKKATVVGEKPAEGEAKPEAEKADGEKPAEKEAAEKQPETKAEEKPEEKKEAAAKPEKEAAAEKKE
- a CDS encoding homoserine dehydrogenase encodes the protein MSSSPLNVAIIGMGTVGSGVAKILLERAEQMTTRAGRPIHLKRAVVRDLSRSRNIELAEGVLTDDIDSVLNDDSIDVIIQLVGGIDPAYDIMLRALESGKDVVTANKALLCEKGESLYQRARELGRCICFEAAVAGGVPLIETVTQAMSANQITSIEAILNGTSNYILTQMFSHDVSYDDAVKSAQEIGYAEADPAMDVDGTDAAQKLGILVQLSLGIKVSLDQFLRQGIDTLSLADLKYADELGYTVKLLAVANLIDGQLEMHAQPTLIRNDNPLAHVEDAYNKIALEGDAVGKIWLSGMGAGQMATASAVVANLIDVAVGRAALTFPRLDLWNPRHDIKIMPREEISRRYFLRLNVEDRPHVLADITNVLGDHEISIASLVQHEAPEVDPNESYSIVPLVIMTHQTTEGRFQAASRELDQLDCIRSPFVRMPVND
- a CDS encoding HNH endonuclease codes for the protein MISATSGKALSSAMQASVLALNKTYSPVHVISAKRAFCLLSKDIAEVISVEDGTFMNYDFSSWIEISELRSEFSERSDLEDWILTVNYEIQVPRVVRLLRYDRIPNNTIKFNRRNIFIRDSYRCQYCQKKFNVKQLSLDHVIPRSHGGGMSWENIVSACRRCNTKKGGRTPTQAGMKLLQKPAKPSRNPVLLQQVKQAKYECWKNFVGTKELINCD